A stretch of the Enterobacter mori genome encodes the following:
- a CDS encoding efflux RND transporter periplasmic adaptor subunit encodes MKFPVLLALLVSTLQPVFAAAIPVRVATVEHTAHAAERQIPGRIEAIHTVELRARTEGVITKIHFRDGQYVKKGEVLFELDDAEPRAALRLAQAEVKSAEATLRQAQQQLSRFESLGSSNAISRHDVDNARMQRDVASAALEQAKARLDTRSVTLNYTRIASPIDGRVGHSQFHVGSLVNPASGVLVEVVQLDPIRIAFALEEGAFATKAGQHADISAMKQAWQALIDSNGQRVSGELTSVDNRIDPRTASVMLRAEFANPRHQLLPGGNVNVYLRPASEQPVLTLPAAAVQQNGDGFFAWVVNADGNAERRPLNVAGQIGQQFQIASGVKPGERAITDGAQRVQPGAAVQILN; translated from the coding sequence TCCCGGTCCTGTTAGCACTTCTTGTCAGTACCCTGCAACCCGTCTTCGCCGCTGCCATCCCCGTTCGCGTTGCCACCGTGGAGCACACCGCCCACGCCGCCGAGCGCCAGATCCCGGGCCGCATCGAAGCCATTCACACCGTTGAGCTGCGCGCCCGCACGGAAGGCGTGATTACCAAAATTCACTTCCGCGACGGGCAGTACGTGAAAAAAGGCGAGGTGCTGTTTGAGCTGGACGACGCCGAGCCGCGCGCCGCCCTGCGCCTGGCGCAGGCCGAGGTGAAAAGCGCCGAAGCCACGCTGCGTCAGGCGCAGCAGCAGCTTTCCCGCTTTGAAAGCCTGGGCAGCAGCAACGCCATCAGCCGTCACGACGTCGATAATGCACGCATGCAGCGGGACGTCGCCAGCGCCGCGCTGGAGCAGGCCAAAGCCCGTCTCGACACCCGCAGCGTCACCCTGAATTACACCCGCATCGCCTCGCCGATTGACGGGCGCGTGGGGCACAGCCAGTTCCACGTCGGCAGCCTGGTCAACCCTGCCAGCGGCGTGCTGGTGGAGGTAGTGCAGCTTGACCCGATCCGCATCGCCTTTGCGCTGGAAGAGGGGGCGTTTGCCACTAAAGCCGGACAGCATGCGGATATCAGCGCCATGAAGCAGGCCTGGCAGGCGCTGATTGACAGCAACGGCCAGCGCGTCAGCGGGGAACTCACCTCCGTGGACAACCGCATCGACCCGCGCACCGCCAGCGTGATGCTGCGCGCCGAGTTCGCCAACCCGCGCCATCAGCTGCTGCCCGGCGGCAATGTGAACGTCTACCTGCGTCCGGCAAGCGAGCAGCCGGTGCTGACGCTGCCTGCCGCCGCGGTCCAGCAGAACGGCGACGGGTTCTTCGCCTGGGTCGTTAATGCCGACGGCAACGCCGAAAGGCGCCCGCTAAACGTGGCCGGCCAGATCGGCCAGCAGTTTCAGATTGCCTCCGGCGTGAAGCCCGGTGAGCGAGCGATTACCGACGGCGCGCAGCGCGTGCAGCCCGGCGCTGCCGTCCAGATACTGAATTAA